CCCAACAGTGTCTTGCAATATCAGCGTCTCTCCGGCTATTGGAGAACTTGGATTCCAGTTGTTCCATTGCGAATTATTTGTGTGACTAGGACCTAAATTAACTTTAATAATCTGATCCGTTTCTAAAATATCCAAGGGCTTCTCAACGGATAGCGTGTTGCTATATGTTGAGTAGGTGTCATCATCAAATTTGACTCTTGCGCGATAGTAGTAAACCTGATCATCTAATCTTTGTTGCGTTTCCCCATCTAATAATAGATTAGAATCAATAACTGCAAACCCGCTTGTTGGTGAAATTGATGATCTTTCTAATTCAATTGTAGAAATATTTTCAGCTGTAAAAAACTCAGTCATTTTTTTTATGAGTTCATCGAAAATCACCTCATGACCAGCGCCATTTAAATGAATATTGTCTCCTGACGCATATTCTGGTTTCGCTTTGGCCCTGTCATCGCCTGAGAGTGTTATCGATAACTTTTCAAGAGTTTTGACCAATAGCATACTATCGATGTTTTGTGCCAATAGTTCGGCACTTTCAATTAAGCGCTGTCTGGCTGTTAGGTCAAATCCATCTCTGGGGTTGGTGTCCTGAACAAAAACATAAGCTCCATTTTCATTTGCTCTTTCAATGATTGAAAGTATGTTTTCAACGAATTGAGGTGCAGAGTTGACCCCATTCTGTTGGTCATTGCTCGGCAGAGAAATGAATACAATGTCTGGTCTCATGGACATTACTGCATCTATATTGTAATGATGCCTAGTGATGCTACTGCCTGATTCGTCTGGTAAGAACATATCACTTCTCCATCCACCAGTTGCCATTTCAGACCACTTTGGATTGCTCGTATTGTTAGTTAGCCAATTATCTATTCTGTTCTTTAGTTTTTCTGGTTCGGTATTAGGCCCCGTGCCATTGAGTGTACTACTGCCAATACCCACCACAAAAGGACTCTCATACAAGACTGAACTATCGTTGATTTTTGGTATCAGTTGATAGCTACCATCAGCATTGTATTTAATAGTCAACAATGGATAAGCTTGATTGGAAGAAAGGGTGCTGGTAGAAACCAATGAAAGCTGATCTGTTAAATTTTCAACGGTATCTCTGGCAGCTAGATAAATATCGTAATTACTACCAGAGGATAAATTATCTATAAGGATTTCTGAACTGCCATCTGTATTTTTAATCAAAGTCGGATTGGAAATCACCTCCGATAAAGAAGGGGTTGGGCTTCCAGCTGTCAAAACTTGAATTATTATTTCACCGGGCTCATTTAATTGTACCGTCATGGTTACTTCGTCCTTTCCGACAGATTCTACTTTAGGTTCCTGTAAATAAATGGGAGCAAAGCTATCTTCAAGAGTAATATTGAAAGCTGGAGTAGAAGTTGAAATATTTGCCGAAGAATCGACTGAATAGGCTCTATAAGTGTAGGGAATATAAAGTTGTACTGATGAATCAATAAAGAATGTGTCGGTGACAAATACTGACATATTAACATTTTCATTTGAATCTGACCGTTCCAATTGAAAACCTGAAAAATCACTCTCTAAATTCTCTTTTGACCATGTTACAATTACCGATAAAGAATCCTGAATGGCTGAAATGTTCGAAGGTGGAGTGGGTGCAATTGTGTCTGGAATAGACAGTGTTCTTGCAGATAAAACAGTACTGAAACTTTCGTTTAATGCACTGTCTAAAGCAGATACCACAAAATAGTATTCTGAATCAGAACTTAAGGAATTGATGTTTGATACAGTGTCATTTGCTGATAATATTTCAATAAGCGTGCTTTCGCTTGGACTAAACTCGAAAATGGTACTGGAATAGATCTTATAAGAATATAAATCTGGGTCAGGTACTGAGTTCCATCCAATAGTGATTTTGTCTATGTCTATTTCGGAGATGAAGGCCGTTGGTACAGATGGAGCGACTATATCTGGTGTAGTAAAACTGATTACTTCAGAAAAATCTGAATAGTTACCGCTACTATCTTGTGCTATGATACTATAATACCAGGTAGTTTTGCTATTCTGGATATCAATAGTAAAATTGGAATTAGGGGTGGATGCGAACGCTGCAGTACTTGGAAGCGATTCGAGATTAGTTGATCTGAAGATCAGGTAATTCATTAAATCTTCATCAGAAACTGGATCCCAATTAAGAACAATAGAGTCAGGATAATAGGGAGTTGCATAAAAATTCTGTACTTGAGCAGGAGCAATAGTGTCTGCAGGAGTCGGTTTTATAGATTCGCTGAGATCTGATTCATTGCCATATTGATCCACCTCGGAGATGAAATAAAATTTGGTCCTATCAATGATAATTATGCTGCTGTCCTCTATACCTATTTGCTCAATCTGAGAAGAGTTTGAGATGGAGTTCTCGGATGAATAAAGATTAAATGTTTTGATTTTATTAAGTGAGGTACTTGACCAGAAAATTTCTGCCTTATCTTGAAAATTCTCAAACCCAGTGAAAATAGGAGTAGCTGGCTTAGTCGTGTCTGAGGACACTAAACTTACATATTCCTCCATGATCAAGGCGTTTAAGTAACCCCATGTACCTGTTCCGGTAAAGGTAATGTCTATTTGTCCATTTTCATTTGGGCTGACTTTATCAAAAGTTACAGTTTCGGTTTTATTATTGACACATTCTAATACTTGACTCTGGCCATTCACGTTGTAGTTTGTAGGTCTGCTACCACTACCACTTCTTCCTCCATGAATAGTAATGGTATAAAAGTGTTCTACATCGAGATCTTGTAGCTGAACCATACCAGTTGTCGAGGTATAGGCAGCATATCTAAGTACATTGTTTGGGTAAATCCCATTATTTAGTGCACTGCTATTGTCCGCAACAGAGTTGATTACAGAATTGTTTACTTTATGGAATGCGTGAAGGTCTATTGGTGTATTTTCTCCATTTGTATCTTCGAGATCTGAAAAGGTGATAGTATTATTGAACCCTTTAAGATTTACATTGTTCCAATTTGCTACGCTTACTGAATTCGAATTGCTGATATTAATATTGATAGTTTTATCAGGAGTGAGACCAGTTCCTGATTGTAGAGTGCTGAATGGAAATTCAGAAACAATATGCTGTGAATTTCCAACAAAATCCGTAGCAGCCAAATACAAAAAGTAATTTTTGTCTTCACTTAGACCGGCAAGTTCAA
This is a stretch of genomic DNA from Reichenbachiella ulvae. It encodes these proteins:
- a CDS encoding T9SS type A sorting domain-containing protein, with amino-acid sequence MSLFTQRNRLVSVVLFYTLFIFTTSTFAQLGGNQYLNTMRHSVNNGGTTEYYIYYPEDYDSHQNKPLLIALHGNAERGGNVSRMLGNDGEGSIAYLANQGQDFPFIVVSPHQKAWIGGTQYPSWNLEIIDQLIDHVVSELSIHPSNVFLTGYSSGGGDSYRYLLNYPNKIRATAVVAGLSNWTSTYGYNLINAPYPCQLKDHILRLWHGNQDSVVPYYQSANLISAINDCSPSAPVSPVLDLVNGYDHDPLRGYVYNNTTGANNIYEWLLQYQLATDDFDPPVTESINLNSIDQTSATVQVEFNELSYLFYGFSQDSLLTPSTENLLDGNQGMFDRVGTVNGLAPSISFGSLLPDQSYTLYFIARDNAATPNLQTEISSFTFTTPAPIPDTDAPFFTEQPNLTVSSTSLEVTFETDEPGYLRWALFLGQQTDLTYSELAHHPESILANEIQSEDGGFELAGLSEDKNYFLYLAATDFVGNSQHIVSEFPFSTLQSGTGLTPDKTININISNSNSVSVANWNNVNLKGFNNTITFSDLEDTNGENTPIDLHAFHKVNNSVINSVADNSSALNNGIYPNNVLRYAAYTSTTGMVQLQDLDVEHFYTITIHGGRSGSGSRPTNYNVNGQSQVLECVNNKTETVTFDKVSPNENGQIDITFTGTGTWGYLNALIMEEYVSLVSSDTTKPATPIFTGFENFQDKAEIFWSSTSLNKIKTFNLYSSENSISNSSQIEQIGIEDSSIIIIDRTKFYFISEVDQYGNESDLSESIKPTPADTIAPAQVQNFYATPYYPDSIVLNWDPVSDEDLMNYLIFRSTNLESLPSTAAFASTPNSNFTIDIQNSKTTWYYSIIAQDSSGNYSDFSEVISFTTPDIVAPSVPTAFISEIDIDKITIGWNSVPDPDLYSYKIYSSTIFEFSPSESTLIEILSANDTVSNINSLSSDSEYYFVVSALDSALNESFSTVLSARTLSIPDTIAPTPPSNISAIQDSLSVIVTWSKENLESDFSGFQLERSDSNENVNMSVFVTDTFFIDSSVQLYIPYTYRAYSVDSSANISTSTPAFNITLEDSFAPIYLQEPKVESVGKDEVTMTVQLNEPGEIIIQVLTAGSPTPSLSEVISNPTLIKNTDGSSEILIDNLSSGSNYDIYLAARDTVENLTDQLSLVSTSTLSSNQAYPLLTIKYNADGSYQLIPKINDSSVLYESPFVVGIGSSTLNGTGPNTEPEKLKNRIDNWLTNNTSNPKWSEMATGGWRSDMFLPDESGSSITRHHYNIDAVMSMRPDIVFISLPSNDQQNGVNSAPQFVENILSIIERANENGAYVFVQDTNPRDGFDLTARQRLIESAELLAQNIDSMLLVKTLEKLSITLSGDDRAKAKPEYASGDNIHLNGAGHEVIFDELIKKMTEFFTAENISTIELERSSISPTSGFAVIDSNLLLDGETQQRLDDQVYYYRARVKFDDDTYSTYSNTLSVEKPLDILETDQIIKVNLGPSHTNNSQWNNWNPSSPIAGETLILQDTVGNPAGVEIEIINDFYGAGTNGYSSGSSYPESVMEGNWQIRNSNLTPPVLSLKNLIPHATYNIQILSSVSTFQDNRRTGAWCQDQIEGVNSGNNNGSEVIEINGLIPDANNIIEIEFKAPWYGAGFINGIIIERKPSEEFIIPVDSVTNLIVTEITGSTLSFEWTSEASSFNVYKFPDYSTPYTTVDTPSFTDIGLFEKNTYQYRVSSINEIGIESDLSEEIIIQIPDITAPEAITNFSLTESGQGNIDLSWNNSISDDVYEYWIYQSTNNLDYSLIHTLYETNYSINNIPFDTSYFYVIAVDSASNKSNPSEVISYTNTSTSGPIVLSKVQINMSNSNSLSVPNWNNANLSGISGSRAFNNLLDTAGNTTSMTFIAYNGNGSIINNVASNGSSLNGGIYPNQVIQYAAYSSGTGIVELSNLDNDHEYTIHLLAGRSGTGSRITRFTINNNETQDVESVNNNSEIVIFEKVTPINGSIEIQFQELPQWAYLNALVVIEYAPSDNGARTNQSQITNLIDESDIQIYPVPFAEYLKIDMKQNVDWAKIKLYDLAGKTIYEAIKSGKDIDLDMSDVGSGTYILHINSISEVYVRQIIKR